A DNA window from Barnesiella intestinihominis YIT 11860 contains the following coding sequences:
- a CDS encoding outer membrane beta-barrel protein, with protein MKKIFLVAAMAAVVLTSVNAQNKYKPENMSFSTELNYSPGGATTDGQFSLPDYGAKVRLHLNEKMAVRLKLGLNTSTDKDVTYYESPTDQKEYERNSKESITTFSIMPGFEYHFTKYERISPYVGGEIGLLTSTAKTKTDNTENDDKTETKRPGLGFGVNVFTGVDVYLCKGLYLGFELGLGYDSMNYKRGTTTTVSGSTTTKTDGTTSNLQSRFGFHATPSLRVGWNF; from the coding sequence ATGAAGAAAATTTTCTTAGTGGCAGCTATGGCAGCCGTAGTACTGACTAGTGTAAACGCACAAAACAAGTACAAACCCGAAAACATGAGTTTCTCGACAGAATTGAACTATTCGCCCGGCGGAGCTACTACTGACGGACAATTTTCATTACCCGACTACGGCGCCAAAGTTCGTTTGCATTTAAACGAAAAAATGGCTGTTCGCTTGAAACTGGGATTAAACACATCTACCGATAAAGATGTCACCTATTACGAAAGCCCGACAGACCAAAAAGAGTACGAAAGAAACAGCAAAGAATCTATCACTACATTTTCGATTATGCCCGGTTTTGAGTATCACTTCACCAAATACGAAAGAATCTCTCCATATGTTGGCGGTGAAATTGGCCTATTGACTTCTACCGCTAAAACAAAAACCGACAACACCGAAAACGACGATAAAACAGAGACCAAACGTCCCGGTCTGGGATTTGGCGTAAATGTATTTACCGGTGTAGATGTTTATCTGTGCAAAGGCCTGTATTTAGGATTCGAACTCGGATTGGGTTACGACTCTATGAACTACAAAAGAGGAACTACCACAACTGTCTCAGGGTCGACGACCACCAAAACAGACGGTACTACTTCTAATTTACAAAGCAGATTCGGATTCCATGCGACTCCGTCGTTACGCGTCGGCTGGAATTTCTAA